The proteins below are encoded in one region of Pectinophora gossypiella chromosome 26, ilPecGoss1.1, whole genome shotgun sequence:
- the LOC126378483 gene encoding uncharacterized protein LOC126378483 gives MSTRSASTAIRARRGHKERSKNFTELEKRTVLELIARHRDVLRQGRSNTATNRSKQLVWSTICEEVNKRCGGERPRTPAQVKMWYENYKKKCKMRAHEQHQQPPSDTPGLLDGMLWQSLHPLDVKDEDGEAATSAEGAHSGKDDDCGPVNMSNGRLSSTNDSDDAMPNVLEPHVQIIPQSSPTPPLKPIPTMNPIIPVPMLSNPLQAIEQARLQQNFFQKLNELSNVPLNLSHLDEDKRQNGHDKSQQNDEQIKHDCSSATEEERLYFSAKRQHAIWEHEAKMKILNMELRQKEEIFSLQKQLFLIELRLKMDFLEKASAK, from the exons ATGTCAACGAGAAGCGCGTCAACAGCGATCCGCGCGCGCCGCGGCCACAAGGAGCGCTCCAAGAACTTCACAGAACTGGAGAAACGGACCGTGCTGGAACTGATAGCGCGCCACCGCGACGTGCTGCGCCAGGGTCGCTCCAACACCGCCACCAACCGCAGCAAGCAG TtggtgtggtcgacgatatgCGAGGAGGTGAACAAACGGTGCGGCGGCGAGCGGCCGCGCACTCCGGCGCAGGTCAAGATGTGGTACGAGAACTACAAGAAGAAGTGCAAGATGCGTGCGCACGAACAG CATCAGCAACCGCCTTCAGACACGCCGGGGCTGCTCGACGGGATGCTCTGGCAGAGTTTGCACCCTCTGGACGTCAAAG ATGAGGATGGTGAGGCAGCCACCAGTGCAGAAGGCGCACATAGTGGCAAAGACGACGACTGTGGTCCGGTCAAT ATGTCAAACGGCCGACTGTCCAGCACGAACGACAGCGACGACGCGATGCCGAACGTACTCGAGCCCCACGTACAAATAATCCCCCAATCGTCCCCCACTCCCCCCCTCAAACCCATCCCCACAATGAACCCCATCATCCCCGTCCCCATGCTCTCCAATCCCCTACAAGCGATCGAACAAGCGCGACTGCAGCAGAACTTCTTCCAGAAACTAAACGAACTTTCGAACGTACCCCTAAATTTAAGCCACTTAGATGAGGATAAGCGACAAAATGGCCACGACAAAAGTCAGCAAAACGACGAGCAAATTAAACACGATTGCTCATCAGCAACAGAAGAAGAAAGACTATACTTCTCAGCGAAGCGACAACACGCTATATGGGAACATGAAGCCAAAATGAAAATACTAAACATGGAATTAAGGCAGAAAGAAGAGATTTTCTCACTCCAAAAACAGCTTTTTCTAATCGAGTTGAGGTTAAAAATGGATTTTTTAGAGAAAGCCAGCGCGAAATAG